The proteins below come from a single Parageobacillus toebii NBRC 107807 genomic window:
- a CDS encoding DUF1657 domain-containing protein — translation MTVASQVKQSLASLKSIHAGLQGLALISQDEEAQRTFHEAMMMTEEIIADIKKRIGKLELEEPQYHGK, via the coding sequence ATGACCGTTGCCTCGCAAGTAAAACAAAGTCTAGCGAGCTTAAAGAGCATTCATGCCGGACTGCAAGGGCTTGCTCTCATTTCACAAGATGAAGAGGCGCAGAGAACGTTCCATGAGGCGATGATGATGACAGAGGAAATTATTGCTGATATAAAAAAGCGTATCGGCAAGCTGGAATTGGAGGAGCCTCAATATCATGGAAAGTAA